The Novosphingobium terrae genome segment ATCGCTGCGGGTGGCGCTGATGGCGCGCGGTGCGGAAGGCGCGATGCTGGTCACCGATGCCATGCCGCCGGTCGGTGGACAGGGGCTGGATTTCACCCTGATGGGCACGAAAATCACCGTCACCAACGGCGATTGCCGGGGACCGGATGGCACGCTGGCGGGCTCTGGCCTGAGCATGATCGCCGCCTTCAACAATGCCATCGACCTGCTGGGCTGCGATATGCTGACCGCCTCGCGCATGGCCAGCGGCAACCCCGCGCGCTTCCTGCGGTTGGAGACTGAGACGGGCAGCATTGCGCCCGGCCTGCGCGCCGATCTGGTTCATCTGGATGGCAATCGCAAGGTCACGGCCACATGGATCGGCGGCCAGCGCGAGGATCACGCATGATCCCCGATCTGGGTCTTGTCGAAGCCCGCTTCGGTCGCATCTGGAGCGAGGACGAACGCGCCTATGTCGTCAGCACGCTGGCGGCGGTGGGCTACAGCTTCTACCACTACGGCCCCAAGGCCGACCGCGCCCTGCGCCGCGACTGGCGCCGCCCCCACAGCGCCGAGGATGGCGCGATGCTGATGCGCCTCTCGGCTCGCGTCCGCGCGGCAGGCATGCGCTTCGGCATGGCGCTGACCCCCGTGGGCGCCACGCATCCCTTTGACGAGCAAACCCGCGCCGATCTGGCCCGCCGCGTCGCCGGGCTCGACGCCATCGGCATCGACGATCTGGCCATCTTCTTCGACGATCTGCGCGGCGATATGCCGGACCTCGCCGCCCGTCAGGCCGAGGTGGTGAACTTCTGCGCCGCCCTCACCAAGGCCACGCGCGTCTACACCTGCCCGACCTATTACGCCGATGACCGCATTCTCGATGTCGTCTTTGGCGAGAGGCCCGCCAATTACCTTGCCGATCTGGGCCGCCTGCTCGATCCCCAAGTGCAGGTCTACTGGACGGGCGAGGAGGTCTGCGCCCGTGCCATCGAACCGGCCCATCTGGCCCGCGTGGCGCAGGAGCTGGGCCGCAAGGTTTGCCTGTGGGACAATTATCCGGTGAACGACGGCTCACGCATGTCGCGCTTTCTGCATCTGCGGGGGCTGACGGGGCGCTTGGCCAACAATGCGGCGCATATCAGCGGCCATGCGCTCAACCCGGCGATACAGGCGTATCTCACATGCATTCCGGCGCTGACCTTGCCGATGCTCTACCAGCAGGGTGAAGGCTACAGCTATGGCGCGGGTTTCTCGGCTGCGGCCCGCCAGCTGCTGGGCGATGATTTTGCCGCACGCCTTCAGGAAGATCTTCTGATCTTTCAGGATATCGGCCATGAGCGGCTCGGCGCGCGCGCGGATCGCCTGCGCCAGCGCTACGACAAACTCGACCACCCCGCCGCCCGCGAGATCCTGCGCTGGCTCGATGGCGAAGATCTGATGACGGACGACGAAGTGCAGACCCAATAATGGCCCAGATGCTGCTCACCCAACTCCGCGAGGCCGTCGGCCCCAGCCATGTGCTGACCTCGGCGCGGGCCACGGCGCGCTATCGGCAGGGCTATCGCACCGGGTCTGGCCCGGCGCTCGCCGTGGTCAAGCCCGGCAGCCTGCTGGAGCTGTGGCGCGTGGCGCAGGCCTGTGTTCAGGCCGATGTCTCGATCATCATGCAGGCCTCCAACACGGGGCTCACCGGCGGGTCGACGCCCGATGGCGCGGATTATCCCGGCGGGTTGGTGATTATCAGCACCACGCGGCTCTCCGCCTTGCGGGTGATCCGCGAGGGCGCGCAGGTGCTGTGCCTGCCCGGCACCACGCTGCACCGGCTGGAGCAGGCGCTGCGCCCCTATGGGCGTGAGCCGCATT includes the following:
- a CDS encoding beta-N-acetylglucosaminidase domain-containing protein → MIPDLGLVEARFGRIWSEDERAYVVSTLAAVGYSFYHYGPKADRALRRDWRRPHSAEDGAMLMRLSARVRAAGMRFGMALTPVGATHPFDEQTRADLARRVAGLDAIGIDDLAIFFDDLRGDMPDLAARQAEVVNFCAALTKATRVYTCPTYYADDRILDVVFGERPANYLADLGRLLDPQVQVYWTGEEVCARAIEPAHLARVAQELGRKVCLWDNYPVNDGSRMSRFLHLRGLTGRLANNAAHISGHALNPAIQAYLTCIPALTLPMLYQQGEGYSYGAGFSAAARQLLGDDFAARLQEDLLIFQDIGHERLGARADRLRQRYDKLDHPAAREILRWLDGEDLMTDDEVQTQ